Proteins co-encoded in one Aminivibrio pyruvatiphilus genomic window:
- a CDS encoding UPF0182 family protein, with protein MTKNDWFPNNEWFPGEDSSPKRPFPPFPFRINKGLLLAGGAALLFFVLLPVLAEFYTDYLWYDTEGYSSVFWTRLLARLPLFGAGFLLYAAFLWLNLSAARRNLRALYPEQEGLLGARAAGFAVAAAALFLGFSNGAAMTGEWTMVLRYFHGTPFGEADPIFGQDIGFYVFGLPFWRFLHAKALNIVFLCLVTAGGAYAAFLLPRNRDLASLVVPAKMRNHLALIASAGAFLWSAGYLLDRYDLLFSPTGVVFGAGYTDVHAELLALNVLAVLSALLGLSLLVSLLRKTWKFSLGLAGLVLVTGVLLRGVYPAVVQKYFVEPNEFDREKRFIEYNIEATLKAYGLSDITLRTVTPDDSITWENVEQNRDTIDNIRLWDHAPLLRSYKQLQEIRTYYDFSNVDIDRYTFDGKYRQVMLSPRELDLKGMQNPTWINTRLEFTHGYGIVMNPVNEVAGSGLPRLWVRDLPPRTEVPLSITRPEIYYGEKPSSYIFVGTTVREFDYPMGDSNVRTTYEGKGGVPMGTLFRRILYAIRFADFKILFSDVFTENSRVKYHQNIRERLTRVAPFLYFDRDPYLVVSEGRLVWMQDAYTAADRYPYSQPVSLGRGQGINYIRNSVKATVDAYDGTMKFFVSDPDDPVLKAWSGVFPGLFRPLSEMPSGLKAHLRYPQDLFSIQSEIYRIYHMSDANTFYNKEDVWDRSSSGDKKGILEAYYVNMRLVGEEKSEFVLITPFMPVNRDNMIAWMAGRSDGDNYGQLLVYQFPKQKLIYGPSQVEALTNQNSEISAQLSLWSQRGSAVIRGNMTVVPVGNGILYVQPLYLRAENSELPELRRVITSTGGRVVWGETLEESLLRLIGSSDGRPSLPQPPAGMATPRPARPEGESPALSLLAREASDAWDAARKALREDDWEKYGREMKKLESVLKEMLEISAQN; from the coding sequence ATGACAAAAAACGACTGGTTTCCCAACAACGAATGGTTTCCCGGGGAGGACTCCTCCCCGAAGCGCCCGTTCCCTCCCTTTCCGTTCCGCATCAACAAGGGGCTTCTGCTGGCGGGAGGAGCCGCTCTCCTGTTCTTTGTGCTTCTGCCTGTCCTTGCGGAATTCTATACGGATTATCTCTGGTACGACACCGAAGGATACAGCTCCGTCTTCTGGACCCGTCTCCTTGCCCGCCTTCCCCTCTTCGGGGCCGGGTTCCTGCTCTACGCCGCCTTCCTCTGGCTGAATCTCTCCGCAGCCAGGAGAAACCTGCGGGCCCTCTATCCCGAACAGGAGGGGCTTCTGGGAGCCAGGGCGGCAGGATTCGCCGTCGCTGCGGCCGCGCTGTTCCTGGGCTTCAGCAACGGTGCGGCCATGACCGGGGAGTGGACCATGGTCCTCCGGTATTTTCACGGCACACCCTTCGGCGAGGCCGACCCCATTTTCGGTCAGGACATCGGCTTCTATGTCTTCGGCCTTCCATTCTGGAGATTTCTCCACGCGAAAGCGCTGAACATCGTCTTCCTGTGCCTTGTGACGGCAGGCGGCGCCTATGCGGCCTTCCTTCTGCCGAGGAACAGGGACCTGGCCTCCCTTGTGGTGCCGGCAAAAATGCGGAACCACCTTGCCCTCATCGCCTCCGCGGGAGCGTTCCTCTGGTCCGCCGGCTATCTTCTGGACAGATACGACCTGCTGTTCTCCCCCACGGGAGTGGTTTTCGGCGCAGGCTATACGGACGTCCATGCAGAACTCCTCGCCCTGAACGTTCTCGCGGTTCTCTCGGCGCTTCTCGGACTCTCCCTTCTCGTGAGCCTTCTCCGGAAAACCTGGAAATTCTCCCTGGGCCTGGCAGGGCTCGTCCTGGTCACCGGAGTCCTGCTCCGGGGCGTCTACCCTGCCGTGGTGCAGAAGTACTTCGTGGAACCCAACGAGTTCGACCGGGAGAAGCGGTTCATCGAGTACAACATCGAAGCGACCCTCAAGGCCTACGGCCTCTCGGACATCACCCTGAGAACGGTCACCCCGGACGATTCCATCACCTGGGAAAACGTGGAACAGAACAGGGACACTATCGACAACATCCGCCTCTGGGACCACGCCCCCCTTCTCAGGAGCTACAAGCAGCTCCAGGAGATCAGGACATACTATGACTTCTCCAACGTGGACATCGACCGATACACCTTCGACGGGAAGTACCGGCAGGTCATGCTCTCCCCGAGGGAGCTGGACCTCAAGGGCATGCAGAACCCCACCTGGATCAACACCCGCCTCGAGTTCACCCACGGTTACGGCATCGTCATGAACCCCGTCAACGAAGTCGCCGGCTCGGGACTGCCCAGGCTCTGGGTCCGGGATCTTCCCCCGAGGACGGAGGTACCCCTCTCCATCACCAGGCCGGAAATCTACTACGGAGAGAAGCCGAGTTCCTACATTTTCGTGGGCACCACCGTGAGGGAGTTCGATTATCCCATGGGAGACTCCAACGTGCGCACCACTTATGAAGGCAAGGGCGGCGTCCCCATGGGCACCCTGTTCCGGAGGATTCTCTACGCGATCAGGTTCGCCGACTTCAAGATCCTCTTTTCCGATGTCTTCACCGAAAACAGCCGGGTGAAATACCATCAGAACATCCGTGAGAGACTCACACGGGTGGCGCCTTTTCTCTATTTCGACAGGGATCCCTACCTCGTGGTCTCCGAAGGACGCCTGGTTTGGATGCAGGACGCCTACACGGCCGCCGACAGGTACCCTTACTCCCAGCCCGTCTCCCTGGGCCGGGGACAGGGGATCAACTATATCCGGAACAGCGTGAAAGCTACGGTGGACGCCTATGACGGCACCATGAAGTTTTTCGTATCCGACCCCGACGACCCGGTGCTGAAGGCATGGAGCGGCGTTTTTCCGGGCCTCTTCCGCCCCCTGTCGGAGATGCCTTCGGGGCTGAAGGCCCACCTCCGGTACCCCCAGGATCTTTTCAGCATCCAGAGCGAGATCTACAGGATCTACCACATGTCCGACGCCAACACCTTCTACAACAAGGAGGACGTGTGGGACCGCAGCAGCAGCGGCGATAAAAAAGGCATCCTCGAGGCCTACTACGTGAACATGCGCCTCGTCGGGGAGGAGAAATCCGAGTTCGTCCTCATCACCCCCTTCATGCCCGTGAACCGGGACAACATGATCGCGTGGATGGCGGGACGGTCCGACGGAGACAATTACGGTCAGCTGCTTGTCTACCAGTTCCCGAAGCAGAAGCTCATCTACGGCCCGTCCCAGGTGGAGGCCCTTACGAACCAGAATTCCGAGATTTCCGCCCAGCTCTCCCTGTGGAGCCAGAGAGGATCCGCCGTCATACGGGGCAACATGACCGTCGTGCCGGTGGGCAACGGCATCCTCTACGTCCAGCCCCTGTACCTCAGGGCCGAGAACAGCGAGCTTCCCGAACTGCGCCGGGTCATCACGTCCACCGGAGGCAGGGTCGTCTGGGGAGAAACGCTGGAAGAATCTCTGCTCCGCCTTATCGGCTCATCTGACGGCCGGCCTTCGCTGCCCCAGCCCCCGGCGGGCATGGCAACGCCCCGTCCCGCCCGCCCCGAAGGAGAATCCCCCGCCCTCTCCCTTCTTGCCAGGGAGGCTTCTGATGCCTGGGATGCGGCAAGGAAGGCCCTCCGGGAGGACGACTGGGAGAAATACGGACGGGAAATGAAAAAGCTGGAGTCGGTTCTGAAGGAAATGCTGGAGATTTCGGCACAGAACTGA
- a CDS encoding type II secretion system protein, whose translation MAEYARKRKGFTLVELLIVIIIVGILTSAMLLLMGSAEDKAEATAILSDMRSMKSAMVIFKLEKGRWPDLASDETEIKKLFGGASLEGFDLVSSGDAYAYVLYDLTKNKGKSAGVKKKLALMADSSGLLQENTSKPPATPQPYTGGTIVEMKVH comes from the coding sequence GTGGCAGAATACGCAAGGAAGAGAAAAGGATTTACCCTGGTGGAGCTTCTTATTGTCATTATCATCGTCGGGATTCTCACCTCAGCCATGCTCCTTCTCATGGGCTCGGCCGAGGACAAGGCGGAGGCGACCGCCATACTCAGCGACATGCGGTCCATGAAATCCGCCATGGTCATTTTCAAGCTGGAAAAGGGGCGGTGGCCGGATCTGGCATCCGATGAAACGGAGATCAAAAAACTCTTCGGGGGCGCCTCCCTGGAAGGTTTCGACCTCGTCTCCAGCGGAGACGCATACGCTTATGTCCTTTACGACCTGACGAAAAACAAAGGCAAGTCGGCCGGCGTAAAGAAAAAGCTGGCCCTCATGGCCGATTCGTCAGGTCTGCTTCAGGAAAACACCTCAAAACCTCCTGCAACCCCCCAGCCCTACACCGGTGGTACCATTGTGGAGATGAAGGTCCACTGA
- a CDS encoding transglycosylase SLT domain-containing protein, whose amino-acid sequence MIRKSMAALLILSAAGFLVTVARGQHGTPLFTARHRHVSGNWSDDPETAALVRGTVSAAASSALTAAGAALDAHGAACTTFATATESIGSLSRFIQSQNGDVSRESALLQANAFWKYSLKYNVPLDLIVAVANTESHFRPEARSPAGAAGVMQVMWKVHAGLLQANGIMTEEDLHDPEMGIAAGSLLLSRYLKAYGDTKAALGRYYGGSATVYWNRISRNLAKVKNAKVVAAF is encoded by the coding sequence ATGATACGAAAAAGCATGGCCGCCCTTCTGATCCTTTCCGCGGCAGGCTTTCTAGTGACAGTCGCCAGGGGACAGCACGGCACCCCTCTCTTCACTGCACGGCACCGGCACGTGTCGGGGAATTGGAGCGATGATCCTGAAACAGCGGCTCTCGTGCGGGGAACGGTATCCGCCGCGGCTTCTTCAGCCCTGACGGCAGCCGGAGCCGCTCTGGATGCCCACGGGGCGGCATGCACAACCTTTGCGACAGCCACGGAAAGCATTGGTTCCCTGTCCCGGTTCATCCAGTCCCAGAACGGCGACGTGAGCCGCGAATCCGCACTTCTGCAGGCCAACGCCTTCTGGAAGTACTCCCTGAAGTACAATGTTCCCCTGGACCTGATTGTGGCAGTGGCCAACACGGAAAGCCATTTCCGGCCCGAGGCCCGGAGCCCCGCCGGGGCGGCGGGTGTGATGCAGGTCATGTGGAAGGTCCATGCGGGACTCCTCCAGGCAAACGGCATCATGACGGAAGAGGACCTCCACGACCCGGAGATGGGCATCGCGGCGGGAAGCCTTCTCCTCTCGCGCTATCTCAAGGCCTACGGCGACACGAAAGCGGCATTGGGACGCTACTACGGCGGGTCGGCGACAGTGTACTGGAACCGGATCTCAAGGAACCTGGCGAAGGTGAAGAACGCAAAGGTGGTTGCCGCTTTTTGA